One genomic segment of Mangifera indica cultivar Alphonso chromosome 6, CATAS_Mindica_2.1, whole genome shotgun sequence includes these proteins:
- the LOC123218987 gene encoding putative disease resistance protein RGA3 — protein MAQGYLGFDNDTEMEIIGQEYFDHLASRSFFQEFQKDDDENIIYCKMHDIVHDFAQFLTKNECFTVGIKRDGEDLVINTSNEKARHSMLTLHVGATFPISISSIKSLRSLLIDCKDLLPDDVLPNLFGELTSLRALDITYVEELPETLCELYNLQTLDISWCTQLKELPQGMGKLINLPKGIEKLTCLRTLSEFFIKSSSNDGSKACSTLACLKDLKHLGGELEIRGLGNVTNVSEVKRMQILSNKKSLFSLKLMFGKDGEGERKNDDDELLLEALQPQPNLEKLDIAAYRGSTFCSDWILSLTGLRKLSLIYCPNCMHLSPLGKLPSLESLTIVGMSVKKLVTGIESDGAFSSSTSVTLFPKLKDLCFQSNFEWEEWDYGNTILPCLASLSIFVCPKLRALPDGLLQGAKKLQHLEIYYSDLLEERYRKGTEEDWQKISHIPNIRISFSYLQGGPLPLR, from the exons atGGCTCAAGGTTATCTTGGGTTTGACAATGATACAGAGATGGAAATAATAGGCCAAGAGTATTTTGATCATTTAGCATCTCGATCATTCTTCCAAGAGTTTCAAAAAGACGACGATGAGAATATCATATACTGCAAGATGCATGATATAGTTCATGACTTTGCTCAATTTCTCACTAAGAACGAATGTTTTACTGTGGGAATCAAAAGGGACGGTGAAGATCTAGTCATAAACACTTCCAATGAGAAAGCCCGACATTCTATGTTAACGCTTCACGTCGGGGCTACATTTCCCATCTCCATTTCTAGCATCAAAAGTTTGCGGAGTCTTTTAATTGATTGTAAAGATTTGCTGCCTGATGATGTTCTACCAAATCTCTTTGGTGAATTGACAAGTTTAAGAGCATTAGACATTACT TATGTGGAAGAACTTCCGGAAACTTTATGTGAGTTATACAATCTCCAAACTTTAGATATTTCTTGGTGTACGCAGCTTAAAGAACTGCCTCAAGGGATGGGGAAGTTGATAAACTTGCCCAAGGGAATTGAGAAATTAACTTGTCTCCGAACATTGAGTGAATTCTTCATAAAAAGCAGCAGCAATGATGGCAGTAAAGCATGTAGTACTCTTGCATGCTTGAAAGATTTGAAACATTTAGGAGGAGAGCTTGAAATTAGAGGGCTAGGAAATGTGACCAATGTGAGTGAGGTTAAGAGAATGCAAATTCTCAGCAATAAGAAAAGCCTCTTTAGTTTAAAGCTAATGTTCGGTAAAGATGGAGAAGGAGAGAggaaaaatgatgatgatgagttacTTCTTGAGGCTTTGCAACCCCAGCCAAATTTGGAGAAGCTAGATATAGCAGCTTACAGAGGCAGCACTTTCTGCTCTGATTGGATCTTGTCATTAACCGGGCTGAGGAAATTGAGTCTTATCTACTGCCCAAATTGTATGCATTTGTCTCCTTTGGGAAAATTGCCATCACTTGAATCACTAACGATAGTTGGAATGAGTGTGAAAAAACTAGTTACGGGAATCGAAAGCGATGGTGCATTTTCATCATCTACATCAGTTACTCTCTTTCCCAAGTTGAAAGATCTTTGCTTCCAGAGTAATTTTGAATGGGAAGAGTGGGATTACGGGAATACAATCTTGCCATGCCTTGCTTCTTTGTCAATCTTTGTTTGTCCAAAATTACGTGCACTGCCGGATGGCCTTCTCCAGGGGGCGAAAAAACTGCAACATCTAGAGATTTATTATAGTGATCTTTTGGAAGAACGTTACAGAAAGGGAACAGAAGAGGACTGGCAAAAGATCTCCCACATTCCCAACATCAGAATCAGTTTTTCATATCTGCAAGGAGGCCCACTCCCACTCCGTTGA
- the LOC123218988 gene encoding putative disease resistance protein RGA3 — protein sequence MADAIINLALEQLVKITAQKIVEEVRLVGNVKKEVKKLQSNLEAIQAVLLDAEERQVKDDKAVRRWLDQLKDTSYDMEDVLDEWNTEIKKLQVEGDLEDAPAPKQKVRSFFFCPCFGIKQVVLRRDIAKKIKELNGNLDSIVEEKDKFKFKKMKSIEMPKRVPSTSFVDMTKTYGREDEKNFLVNPFDEFKVAKAIIEELKCPTDNLIELQSLLRCIHEYIKGKKFLLVLDDVWLEDYNKWEPFYNCLTNGSHGSKVLITTRKDTVASIMGSVNLVILKELSEGECWLLFKQFAFFGRPPKECEKLEEIGRKIVAKCKGLPLAAKTIGSLLQLKRTRDE from the exons atGGCTGATGCAATTATTAATCTTGCCTTGGAGCAGCTGGTTAAAATCACTGCTCAAAAGATAGTGGAAGAGGTGAGGCTAGTAGGTAATGTCAAAAAGGAAGTGAAAAAACTTCAGAGCAATCTTGAAGCCATTCAAGCTGTGCTACTTGATGCAGAGGAGAGGCAAGTGAAGGACGACAAAGCTGTGAGACGTTGGTTAGATCAGCTCAAAGACACATCCTACGACATGGAAGATGTGCTGGATGAGTGGAATACTGAAATCAAGAAGTTGCAGGTTGAAGGAGATCTTGAAGATGCTCCTGCTCCTAAGCAGAAGGTACGTTCCTTCTTTTTCTGTCCATGCTTTGGTATCAAACAAGTTGTTTTACGCCGTGATATagcaaaaaagataaaagaattaaatggAAATCTAGATAGTATTgttgaagagaaagataaattcaaattcaaaaaaatgaagagTATTGAAATGCCCAAGCGAGTTCCAAGTACATCCTTTGTTGATATGACTAAAACATATGGTCGAGAAGATGAGAAGAATTTTTTAGTGA ATCCTTTCGATGAGTTTAAGGTTGCCAAAGCAATCATCGAAGAATTGAAATGTCCTACcgataatttaattgaattacaaTCTCTTTTGCGATGTATTCATGAATATATTAAGGGTAAGAAATTTCTTCTCGTTTTAGATGATGTGTGGTTAGAAGATTACAACAAATGGGAACCATTTTATAATTGTCTAACGAATGGTTCTCATGGTAGTAAGGTTTTGATTACAACAAGGAAGGATACAGTTGCATCTATTATGGGCTCAGTTAATCTTGTCATTTTGAAGGAATTATCTGAGGGGGAATGCTGGCTGTTATTTAAACAATTCGCATTTTTTGGTAGGCCTCCTAAGGAGTGTGAAAAATTAGAGGAAAttggaagaaaaattgttgCAAAGTGCAAAGGCTTGCCGCTTGCTGCAAAAACTATTGGCAGTCTCTTACAATTAAAGAGAACTAGAGATGAATGA